One region of Limnospira fusiformis SAG 85.79 genomic DNA includes:
- a CDS encoding o-succinylbenzoate synthase has translation MTIKFNFNKYSRKFKQPLKTHHGLWEVREGIIIELMDERGKVGWGEIAPLSWFGSETVREAMDFCESLPGIITENLIFSIPMSLPACQFGLESAFTELQGNDKEIPKLENSGLLPTGKAALSGWEDLVNRGYKTLKWKIGVDSIDNELNWLQILASQMSEIQGLSLRLDANGGLNFSEGDRWLDICDRINLGDTSFKIEFLEQPLGVNELEGMLALTKGHLTPIALDESVATLTQINQCYQQGWRGIFVIKPAIVGSPKQLRKLYHSLGIDGVFSSVFETEIGQKASLKLASELCQSNRAVGFGINHWFVDTD, from the coding sequence ATGACTATTAAATTTAACTTTAATAAATACTCCCGTAAATTTAAACAGCCTTTAAAAACTCATCACGGACTCTGGGAGGTTAGGGAAGGGATTATTATTGAGTTAATGGACGAAAGGGGTAAAGTTGGCTGGGGAGAAATTGCGCCTCTTAGTTGGTTTGGGTCGGAAACTGTCAGGGAGGCTATGGATTTTTGTGAAAGTCTACCTGGGATAATTACAGAAAATCTGATTTTTTCGATTCCTATGAGTCTCCCAGCTTGTCAGTTTGGTTTGGAGTCTGCTTTCACTGAATTACAGGGAAATGATAAGGAAATACCTAAGCTAGAAAATAGTGGACTGCTTCCCACAGGAAAAGCGGCTTTATCTGGTTGGGAAGATTTAGTTAATAGGGGATATAAAACTCTCAAGTGGAAAATTGGGGTTGATAGTATTGATAATGAGTTGAATTGGTTGCAGATATTAGCCAGCCAAATGAGTGAAATTCAAGGGTTATCGCTGCGACTCGATGCGAATGGTGGGTTAAATTTTTCGGAAGGCGATCGCTGGTTAGATATTTGTGATAGAATAAACCTGGGGGATACTAGCTTTAAAATAGAGTTTTTAGAGCAACCCCTAGGTGTTAATGAGTTAGAGGGAATGTTAGCCTTAACTAAGGGTCATTTAACCCCCATAGCCTTAGATGAATCTGTAGCGACCCTCACCCAAATCAACCAATGTTATCAACAAGGTTGGCGAGGTATTTTTGTGATTAAACCAGCTATAGTAGGTTCTCCAAAGCAGTTAAGGAAATTATATCATAGCTTAGGGATTGATGGGGTATTTTCTTCAGTATTTGAAACCGAAATAGGTCAAAAAGCGTCACTAAAATTAGCCTCAGAATTATGTCAATCTAATCGCGCGGTAGGATTTGGTATTAATCACTGGTTTGTCGATACTGATTAA